From the genome of Amycolatopsis sp. NBC_01488, one region includes:
- a CDS encoding IclR family transcriptional regulator codes for MKRAQGESVLSRVVRIFESFGPDTPALRVTDLARRAGLHVATASRLVDELVGHGWLHRDPDRRIRVGVRLWELASRASPTLGLREAAMPFMEDLHAVVGHHTQLAVLEDREVLFVERLSAPGAVVNVTRVAGRLPLHASSSGLVLLAHAPADLQEQVLAGPLGAFRRTTLTEPARLRRFLADVRRDGYAFCAGFIDEETTGIAVPLRGPGGDVVAALSVIVPNDRNARAQIPALRAAARGISRMLSH; via the coding sequence TTGAAGCGTGCGCAGGGCGAGTCCGTGCTCTCGCGCGTCGTCCGCATCTTCGAGTCCTTCGGGCCGGACACCCCGGCGCTGCGGGTCACCGACCTCGCGCGGCGGGCCGGCCTGCACGTCGCGACCGCGTCGCGGCTCGTCGACGAGCTGGTCGGCCACGGCTGGCTGCACCGCGACCCCGATCGGAGGATCCGCGTGGGCGTTCGACTGTGGGAGCTGGCATCGCGCGCGTCGCCGACGCTCGGGCTGCGCGAAGCGGCGATGCCGTTCATGGAGGACCTGCACGCCGTCGTCGGGCACCACACCCAGCTCGCGGTCCTGGAGGACCGCGAGGTGCTGTTCGTCGAGCGGCTTTCGGCGCCCGGCGCGGTCGTCAACGTGACGCGGGTGGCCGGGCGGTTGCCGCTGCACGCGTCGTCGTCCGGGCTGGTGCTGCTCGCGCACGCGCCCGCCGACCTGCAGGAACAGGTGCTGGCGGGTCCGCTGGGCGCGTTCCGGCGCACGACGTTGACCGAGCCGGCGCGGCTGCGGCGGTTCCTCGCCGACGTCCGGCGGGACGGCTACGCGTTCTGCGCGGGCTTCATCGACGAGGAGACGACCGGGATCGCCGTGCCGCTGCGGGGGCCGGGCGGGGACGTCGTCGCGGCGCTGTCGGTGATCGTGCCCAACGACCGGAACGCACGGGCGCAGATCCCCGCGTTGCGGGCGGCGGCGCGTGGCATCTCGCGGATGCTCTCTCACTGA
- a CDS encoding 4-hydroxybenzoate 3-monooxygenase, which yields MRTQVVIVGAGPAGLLLSHLLGLDGVDSVLLERQTAEYVQARIRAGILEAGTVELLRSAGLGDRLDVEGMEHRGIHLQWPGERHHVDFVDLIGRSVTVYGQTEVTKDLMAAREKAGRPAYYSASDVAVHDVTGKPCVTFVDSDGTARRVDADVVVGCDGFHGPSRASIPEPRVWERTYPFAWLGVLADVAPSTDELIYAWHPDGFAMHSMRSPRVSRFYLQVAPDEDIAEWSDDRIWTALSARLGVPGWTLRTGPITEKSVLPMRSFVSTPMWHGNLYLAGDAAHIVPPTGAKGLNLAVADVALLARAVTASLRGDDRLADAYSETALRRVWRCTHFSWWMTSMLHRHGDDFDAQLQLSQLHRTVSSVSAATELADNYAGLPR from the coding sequence GTGCGCACCCAGGTCGTCATCGTCGGCGCCGGCCCGGCCGGGCTGCTGCTGTCCCACCTGCTCGGGCTCGACGGCGTCGACTCGGTGCTGCTCGAACGGCAGACCGCCGAGTACGTCCAGGCGCGCATCCGCGCGGGCATTCTCGAGGCGGGCACGGTCGAGCTGCTGCGCTCGGCCGGTCTCGGCGACCGGCTCGACGTCGAGGGTATGGAACATCGCGGGATCCACCTGCAGTGGCCTGGCGAGCGGCACCACGTCGACTTCGTCGACCTGATCGGCCGGTCGGTGACGGTGTACGGGCAGACGGAGGTCACCAAGGACCTGATGGCGGCGCGGGAAAAGGCCGGACGTCCGGCGTACTACTCGGCTTCGGACGTCGCCGTGCACGACGTCACCGGTAAGCCGTGCGTGACCTTTGTGGACAGTGACGGTACCGCGCGGCGGGTCGACGCGGACGTCGTCGTCGGCTGCGACGGGTTCCACGGGCCGAGCCGCGCGTCGATTCCGGAGCCGCGAGTGTGGGAGCGGACGTACCCGTTCGCTTGGCTGGGTGTGCTGGCCGACGTCGCGCCGTCGACGGACGAGCTGATCTACGCCTGGCATCCCGACGGCTTCGCGATGCACAGCATGCGGTCGCCGCGGGTGAGCCGGTTCTACCTGCAGGTGGCGCCGGACGAGGACATCGCCGAGTGGAGCGACGACCGGATCTGGACGGCTTTGTCGGCGCGGCTGGGTGTGCCGGGGTGGACGTTGCGGACCGGGCCGATCACCGAGAAGAGCGTGCTGCCGATGCGGAGCTTCGTGTCGACGCCGATGTGGCACGGAAACCTCTACCTGGCTGGAGATGCCGCGCACATCGTGCCGCCGACCGGGGCGAAGGGGCTGAACCTCGCGGTGGCCGACGTGGCGCTGCTGGCGCGCGCGGTGACGGCGTCGCTCCGCGGCGACGACCGGCTCGCCGACGCGTACTCGGAGACGGCGTTGCGGCGAGTCTGGCGCTGCACGCACTTCTCGTGGTGGATGACGTCGATGCTGCACCGCCACGGCGACGACTTCGACGCCCAGCTCCAGCTGTCGCAGCTCCACCGCACGGTGAGTTCGGTGTCCGCGGCGACGGAGCTGGCTGACAACTACGCGGGCCTGCCCCGGTAA
- a CDS encoding sensor histidine kinase: MTRSFPLRRSLVVRLTAVSLLIALGSIAATAWLAVQTTTRAIQQEQGQALSGDATIYTEVLGFAAANHTWDQVGPKLKALSDQTGRRIVLTTLDRRVLGDSGGAPVTLPVKATASVDPLHVDPVLLPQAGTSGIDPRAVGPYRLPAAEHSDLDGLARKVASCLTDLGFPSQVRDAASGRPQLTGLDPLAARYFAAKCGVYDLAEATPTEAAALAKLNDAVNSCLEAQKQPPVQLGLDFEALGETDQRRSQGCVDSARRAQLTPYVAPPALLFTLGPGGSQLPTFTLSKENLTRILAVTGGVLVLAAAITVLVARRLSRPLRALTEAAQQDRPAPVKSRDEVGYLAAAFNDLTARRERIEEQRKAMVSDIAHELRNPLNVIRGRLEAAEDGHLPFDRALTTSLLEETVLLQHIVEDLQDLAAADAGRLRLHPEPVDAAELAGHVAAAHADRAAAAGVTLTVSAHGDTGLTADPVRLRQVVSNLVTNAVRHTPPGGLVTIHVSSTVDEVVIAVADTGAGIAAEDLPHVFERFWRAEKSRSRQTGGSGLGLAIVRHLVRAHGGTVTAKSEVDTGSTFTVRLPKTDLRGEGAGVRDAQDPHVKGQNQPRDQKGITRD; this comes from the coding sequence ATGACGCGTAGCTTCCCCCTCCGGCGCAGTCTCGTCGTCCGGTTGACGGCGGTCTCCCTGCTGATCGCGCTGGGTTCGATCGCCGCGACCGCGTGGCTGGCCGTGCAGACCACCACCCGCGCGATCCAGCAGGAGCAGGGCCAGGCGCTCTCCGGCGACGCGACGATCTACACCGAGGTGCTCGGGTTCGCCGCGGCCAACCACACCTGGGACCAGGTCGGGCCGAAGCTGAAGGCGCTGTCGGACCAGACCGGACGGCGGATCGTGCTGACCACGCTCGACCGCCGCGTCCTCGGCGACTCCGGCGGCGCGCCGGTCACGCTGCCGGTGAAGGCGACCGCGTCGGTCGACCCGCTGCACGTCGACCCGGTGCTGCTGCCCCAGGCCGGGACCAGCGGCATCGACCCGCGCGCGGTCGGCCCGTACCGGCTGCCCGCGGCCGAGCACAGCGACCTCGACGGCCTCGCCCGGAAGGTCGCCTCCTGCCTGACCGACCTCGGCTTCCCCAGCCAGGTGCGGGACGCGGCGAGCGGGCGTCCGCAGCTCACCGGCCTCGACCCGCTGGCCGCGCGCTACTTCGCGGCCAAGTGCGGGGTCTACGACCTCGCCGAGGCCACGCCGACCGAGGCCGCCGCGCTGGCCAAGCTCAACGACGCCGTGAACAGCTGCCTCGAGGCCCAGAAGCAGCCGCCGGTGCAGCTGGGGCTCGACTTCGAAGCGCTCGGCGAGACGGACCAGCGCCGCAGCCAGGGCTGCGTCGATTCCGCGCGCCGCGCGCAGCTGACGCCGTACGTCGCGCCGCCCGCGTTGCTCTTCACGCTCGGTCCCGGCGGGTCGCAGCTGCCGACGTTCACGCTGTCGAAGGAGAACCTGACGCGGATCCTCGCGGTGACCGGCGGCGTGCTGGTGCTGGCCGCGGCGATCACCGTGCTGGTCGCGCGGCGGCTGTCCCGGCCGCTGCGCGCGCTGACCGAGGCGGCGCAGCAGGACCGGCCGGCGCCGGTGAAGTCCCGCGACGAGGTCGGCTACCTGGCCGCCGCGTTCAACGACCTCACCGCCCGCCGCGAACGCATCGAGGAGCAGCGCAAGGCGATGGTCAGCGACATCGCCCACGAGCTGCGCAACCCGCTCAACGTCATCCGCGGCCGGCTCGAAGCCGCCGAGGACGGCCATCTGCCGTTCGACCGTGCGCTGACGACGTCGCTGCTCGAGGAAACCGTGCTGCTGCAGCACATCGTCGAGGACCTGCAGGACCTCGCCGCGGCCGACGCCGGGCGGCTGCGGCTGCACCCGGAGCCGGTGGACGCGGCCGAGCTGGCCGGCCACGTCGCTGCCGCGCACGCCGACCGCGCGGCCGCGGCCGGCGTCACGCTCACCGTCTCGGCGCACGGCGACACCGGGCTGACGGCCGATCCAGTGCGGCTGCGCCAGGTCGTCTCCAACCTGGTGACCAACGCGGTCCGGCACACGCCGCCCGGCGGCCTCGTGACGATCCACGTTTCGTCCACTGTGGACGAAGTGGTGATCGCCGTGGCGGACACCGGCGCCGGGATCGCGGCCGAGGACCTCCCGCACGTGTTCGAGCGGTTCTGGCGGGCCGAGAAGTCGCGCAGCCGCCAGACCGGCGGCAGCGGGCTCGGCCTCGCCATCGTGCGGCACCTCGTGCGGGCACACGGCGGCACGGTGACCGCGAAGTCCGAAGTGGACACCGGGTCGACGTTCACCGTCCGGCTACCGAAGACGGATCTCCGTGGTGAGGGTGCCGGGGTGCGGGACGCGCAGGATCCACACGTCAAGGGCCAGAACCAGCCGCGTGACCAGAAAGGCATCACGCGTGACTGA
- a CDS encoding response regulator transcription factor — MCARVLVAEDDEKQAEVLRLYLESEGHTVVLAPDGRAALDEARRERPDLLVLDVMMPKVDGLDVCRILRGESDVAVLMLTARATEDDLLLGLDLGADDYLTKPYSPRELMARVRTLLRRTASRGEPPDTALHSGALRLDPVRHEVSIGGRPVETTPGEFQLLETLIRQPGRVFTRRQLLELTRDDDRFVSTRIIDVHVLNLRKKLEPDPQKPVYLRTVFGVGYKLTAENDA, encoded by the coding sequence GTGTGCGCACGTGTACTGGTCGCCGAGGACGACGAGAAGCAGGCCGAGGTCCTCCGGCTCTACCTCGAAAGCGAGGGCCACACCGTCGTGCTGGCCCCGGACGGCCGGGCGGCGCTCGACGAAGCCCGCCGCGAACGCCCCGACCTGCTGGTCCTCGACGTGATGATGCCCAAGGTCGACGGCCTCGACGTCTGCCGGATCCTGCGCGGCGAGTCCGACGTCGCGGTGCTGATGCTCACCGCCCGTGCGACCGAGGACGACCTGCTGCTCGGCCTCGACCTCGGCGCCGACGACTACCTGACCAAGCCCTACAGCCCGCGCGAGCTGATGGCCCGCGTCCGGACGCTGCTGCGGCGGACGGCCTCGCGCGGCGAACCGCCGGACACGGCGTTGCACTCGGGCGCGCTGCGGCTCGATCCGGTGCGGCACGAGGTGTCGATCGGCGGCCGCCCGGTGGAGACCACGCCGGGTGAGTTCCAGCTGCTGGAGACCCTGATCCGGCAGCCGGGCCGGGTGTTCACCCGCCGTCAGCTGCTGGAGCTCACCCGCGACGACGACCGCTTCGTCAGCACCCGGATCATCGACGTCCACGTGCTCAACCTGCGCAAGAAGCTCGAGCCCGATCCGCAGAAGCCCGTCTACCTGCGGACCGTGTTCGGCGTGGGGTACAAGCTGACGGCGGAAAATGACGCGTAG